One genomic segment of Vibrio quintilis includes these proteins:
- the hemC gene encoding hydroxymethylbilane synthase, which yields MTNNRPVRIATRKSPLALWQAEYVKNALLKEYPELTVELITMTTKGDVILDTPLAKVGGKGLFVKELEVAILEGRADLAVHSMKDVPVDFPSGLGLVTICERDDPRDAFVSNQYHSVDALPQGATIGTCSLRRQCQLKSYRPDLVVKELRGNVGTRLSKLDAGEFDAIILAAAGLKRLQLEQRIQSYLDPEQSLPAVGQGAVGIECRLDDVWLQEKLEALNHIETSDRVRCERAMNLTLQGGCQVPIGSYAELENDQLWLRALVGEPDGSQIVRGEIRGPRETAEQLGISLAEQLIQDGAQEILDRLSHATESS from the coding sequence CCCTCTGGCAGGCTGAATATGTGAAAAATGCCCTGCTGAAAGAATATCCTGAGTTAACTGTAGAGTTAATCACCATGACAACCAAAGGGGATGTCATTTTAGATACACCACTGGCCAAAGTCGGTGGTAAAGGGCTGTTTGTTAAAGAGCTGGAAGTCGCAATACTGGAAGGGCGGGCCGACCTTGCGGTTCATTCCATGAAAGATGTACCGGTCGACTTTCCGTCCGGACTCGGTTTGGTCACAATTTGTGAACGGGACGATCCAAGAGATGCGTTTGTCTCGAACCAATATCACTCTGTTGATGCACTTCCGCAGGGAGCTACCATTGGCACCTGCAGTTTACGCAGGCAGTGCCAGTTAAAATCTTATCGCCCTGATCTGGTTGTGAAAGAGCTGAGAGGAAATGTAGGCACCCGCCTGAGTAAGCTGGATGCCGGAGAATTTGATGCGATCATCCTCGCTGCTGCCGGTCTGAAACGTTTACAACTTGAACAAAGAATCCAAAGCTATTTAGACCCGGAACAATCTCTGCCTGCAGTTGGTCAGGGTGCTGTGGGTATTGAGTGCCGGCTTGATGATGTCTGGCTACAGGAGAAGCTTGAAGCATTGAATCATATCGAGACTTCAGACCGGGTTCGTTGTGAGCGGGCAATGAATCTGACACTGCAAGGCGGATGTCAGGTACCAATAGGCAGTTATGCCGAGCTTGAAAATGACCAGCTATGGCTCAGAGCATTGGTTGGTGAACCTGATGGCAGTCAAATTGTACGCGGAGAAATTCGGGGCCCGCGGGAAACAGCAGAACAGCTCGGGATCTCACTGGCAGAACAGTTGATTCAGGATGGTGCGCAAGAAATCCTTGATCGCCTGAGTCACGCAACAGAATCATCATGA